In Sphingobacterium sp. SRCM116780, the genomic stretch GTCTTGTTCTAAATTCCATTCGTCTGTACAAATATTTTTAAGAAAGTGCTCCATTTCGTTTTTGTTCTGAAAATGGTCTTTATATAAGTATCTTGGATTCCAATCAACTAAAACACCACCAAAGTCAAAAATTATATTTTCCGTTTTCATTAGTGAATTTTTTAAGCTGAAATTTCCAAATAATTTCCTTCAGGGTCTAAAACTACGCTTTCATAGTAGCCGTCGCCTGTCGTTCTCGGTTCGCTAAAAATAGTATAACCGTCAGTTCTTAATATTTCAGTAAGTTCATTTACTTTTTCCTTCCCACCAACCGAAATTGTAAAATGAGCAATTCCTTTTGTAAACCCTCTTTGTCCAATATTTGGTGCAATGTTAGGTTTGTTCATAAGTTCTAAACGAGTTTTTTCCTCGCCGAAGTAAATAAAATATGCAGTATATTGATTCTTCTCATTCGTGTATTTTCCCCCCGAATTCGTGTCAAAATATTTTAAATAAAAAGCTCTCATTGTTTCTAAGTCGTCAACCCAAATGGCAAGGTGTTCTATCTTCATTTTATAAAATCTGTTAGTTGAAAATTTGATAAATTTTATCTGTTCGTTTTGTAAGGAGGGTCTTTTTTTTAATTCCCATAACATTTTATTGCTTTACGAAGTTGTGGTTTTCAAGACACAAATGTTCAATCAACTACAAATGCTGATTAGAATTATTGACCTTTAAATTTATCACTTCTATCGCAATTTTACAAGATCTCTTTATCGACCACCTTTCTTTTGGTTCCGTAGCGAAGTTCTTTACAGTCAAAGTCGTTGTCTTGAAGCAGGGTTATTACTGTTTCAGCAATTTCTATTTGACTTTCAATGCATAAGATTTTGTTACGTTCTTAGAGGTCAAAATTCCATTTGGAATTACGCAAATGCTTGTCAAGTAACGATTGAAGATTTCTTGTTGCTGAATTGAAGGAATATTGATTTTAAAACAAAAAATCATTGTTTGCTTTTTTGTTCATTTACTATTTTTTCAAGGTCGGTCCAAGCCCCTCCGTTATATACATGTCTAAAACCTTTTTCTTTTAATATTGTCTCAACTTTTACACTTCTTACACCGTGTGAACAGCAAGTTATATAAGTCTTACTTGTGTCGAGTTCCTTATATCTTTCTCGAATTGTTCCCAATGAAATATTTATTGAACCATCAATATGTCCCATTTTATATTCCTTCTCTGTGCGAACATCTAAAAGAATTGCACCATTCTCTATTTTTTTATCAAGTCCGTTATCAAGCGTAGCAAAGCGATATGTTCGATAAGAAATGTAAATTAACAGAACTATACCACAAATAATGTATATTGTTTTCATAGTTTACTTAAAATTTTATTGTCAATATAAAATGTTCCAAATGGAATAAAACAAGCCAAAATAATTTTCCAAGTTATGGCTTTAAATTTCCAATTCTGCTCAATACCCACACTTAATGTATGGAAGAGAAATAGTAAAAAAATTGCTCCGTGAATTGGTCCTAATACGCTGCTTAAACTTGGATTATGAAAGTAGTATTTCATAGGAACAGCCAGGAATACGAGAACTAATAATGAAATACCTTCAAGAAACCCAATAATTCTTAATCTTCCGATTTTTGTTTTGAATAAATTTATCATATTATCTAAAATAAGGTCGGTTTGATAATGGTGAAAATGGCCAAGGAATGGCTATTAAAATGATAATGAGTGCAACTAAAAACCAAACCAACATTGTTTTAAATTTTTCTTTGTCGGTTGTTTTTCTTTTTGATAATGCAGAACCAATGGTAATTAAAAGGATCGCTGTTAGCATTAAAATGATGTGAAGTAAACCAAAGAAAGCTATGTCTAAATTTTGAATTGCTTCATTGAAATTGTGCCAAAAATATTGGACTATCGGACTTTGAGTATATAGTATGATCCCAATTATAAGTTGAACATGAGCAATTATTGCTGTCCAATGACGAATAGCATTTTCTGTTTTGGAAAATTGAGTGTTTAAAGTATAACCTTTATATGCCCTATAAATAGCGTAAAGTAAACTTGTTAAAACAAGCCAACGCATTATTGAATGGTAAAATATAAGTGCCTGATACATCGTAAATTTTGCTTAACGATGCAAAGATAACAAAAACATACTAATTGGTATGTTTTTGTTGAAAATATTTTAAGCTAAATTGTTTAGGTAGATTTTTAGTTCCTTTAAGTAAGCATGATAGCAATCTGCATTGTTGTATGCTTTGCCAAAATTTCTAATTCCCCAATAACTCGACATAATGAAATACGCAACTTGTTGTGGGTTTACATTTTTTCTTACAGTTCCATTTGCTTTACCACTTTTTATACAATTCTCCATTGTTTGTTGCCATTCTAAAATAAGTTCAGATAATGCTTTCCCAAAATCTATATTCCAAGGTGTCATTTCTTGTGTCAAATTTCCTACTGGGCAACCGTATTCTAATTTTAAAAATGGATTGTCGAGAAGTAATGCTTTCGTCATATCATAAATTTCCTTTATTGGATTTTTAGCGTCTTTTAAAGGTTTAATGAAAGCGTTTTGCATTGTTGGTTTTACAATTTCATTAATTATTGCCAAACCCATTTCGTCTTTAGTCTTGAAATGATAGTAAAATGCACCTTTTGTTACTTTTGTTGTAGCTATAATTTCGTCAATACTTGCCGTTTGATAACCTTTGGTGTAGATTATCTCAAAAGCTTTTTCAAGAATTGCATGTCGAGTTGCAGATGCCTTTGTCATAAAAGATACTAATTAGTATGAAATGCAAAGAAAGGTAAACTTTGTCTGTCTGACAAGTTATCTATAAAAAATGTTAAATTTTTGAAGTGTTGATCTTGTAGGATAGGGTAGGGTTGCCGTTAACATTTTATCGTTTTGTTTTCAAATAGAAAACATAAGTTCGACGAAGTCAAATCGAAACATAAAGATAAAAAAAACAAAAATTCTGCATATATGCGTTGGTCGCAATACCTCCAATGCAATGTTAAGCATTGGTTTCTCTATTCAATCTACCAATAATTTTCGTTCGACAAAAGTCATTTGTTATTTGCTTTTCAAATTTGTCTTGTTACCAAATGTCAGCTATTATCAATTTTTGTTTGCCACCAATCACATTCAAACAATAATCCAGACAATCGGTCATCCTTATGATGAATAAATATCCATTCAGAATCCTGTGAACGGATATTTATTTTTTTGAATTTGTTTGTTCCTAATTAAACGATCTAACGATTAAAAAAATGAGCTTCTCACGAAAACTTTTATGTCTTAGATATTTGAACCTTTGCACTAAGAGATTCTACATCTCTCTAAAACTTAATTACAAAAAATAATAAAATGAAAACAATTTTTATCACAGGAACATCGAGTGGACTGGGGAAAGCAACAGTAAAGTTTTTTTTAGCAAACAACTGGAACGTGATTGCAACAATGCAAAATCTGGACAAAGAAACAGAACTTTCTAATTTGCCTCATGTAACACTTTTACAGTTGGATGTCTCCAACCCACAGGAAATACAAAGTGTAATAACCCAAGTTACTTCTAATGGCCATGTAGATATTGTCTTCAATAGTGCGGGTTATGCGCTCACAGAACCGTTGGAATCGTATTCGGAAGAGCAAATTATAAAGCAGATGAACACCAATCTACTCGGTGCAATATTGGTAACGAAAGCCTTTATTCCTCATTTTCGAATAAAAAGATCTGGTCTTTTTTTGACCACTACTTCTATCAGAGGTCTGGTTTCCTTTCCTTTAAATTCCATATATCATGCTACGCAATTAAATTGTTTCTCTATTTTCAATCCAATCTACCAATAATTTTCGTTCGGCAAAAAGCCATTTGTTATTTTGCTTTTCAAATTTGTCTTGGTATCGAATGGCAGCTATCATCAATTTTTGTTTACTATCAATCACATTCAAATGATGAGCCATACAATAGGTAATTGCCAAAGCAGTATTGTCTGTCACTTTTATGGTAGATTGCCCATTAAAATGCATTGTTGCGTCATAAGAATTGAGATTGTCAAAAACTGGGAATAAGTCCTCATTTTTAGAAATTACTTGACTTGGGGTTTCTGATTTTGGGTCGTAATAAACTTCAAAATTAGTGTCTTCTGTAAACAGTGCCATTTGTCCTCTTGCGTTACGAGTGTCTGCACAATAAGCGTATTGGTCTATCAGTTCGCGAATAGCTAATCTATCTGCATTTTGTTGTAATTCTTGTTCGATATTCATTGTATTTTGTTTTAACTTGATGATTGAATGGAAGCCGGCGTTACCCCATACATTTTTTTAAAGGCCGAATAAAAATGAGAAAGATTTTCAAAACCTACCTCTAAATATATTTCGGTTGGCTTGTGTTTTTTTTCTTGAATGAGATGATAAGCCTTTGTCAGTCTTTTTTCCTGTAACCATTTGCGTGGTGAAGTTTTAAATGTTTGAGTAAAATCTCTTTTAAATGCTGCCAAACTTCTTCCTGTGAGTTTTGCAAATTGTTCTAGGGGTACATTGTAATGATAGTTTTGTAGCATAAATTTTTCAAGGTCAATCTTATAGGGTTCAGAAAAATCAAACAAAAAAGATTTTAAAGTGGGTTTTAAATTTAATAATAATCCGATGGCTTCATAAGTTTTTATGGTTGCCAATTGTTTGCTTATTTTTTCTGATTGCTCAACGTATGGTAATAAGGATTGAAAATAACTTTTCAGCAAAATATCTGGTTTTAGCAAAAATGTTTTTTCTCCTGTATAATTTTTGTCTTTTAAAATTGAATTATTCATTGCATACTGTTGCAAAACAGTATCAGTAATAATTACCGAAATAATTTTGTACACTTCATTGGAATCAGGAATTTTTATGGTTTTCGCCAATTGATTTTTTTGAGCTAAAAGGATTTGATTTTTCTTCAAAATCAATTTTCCGTTCTCATTTTGAATATGTGTTTCTCCCGAAAACTGAAATGCCAAAACATGTTGAGGTATAAATTGTTCATGACCACGTTGGTGTTCAAAAGTACAGGTATAGACGAAGCTGTCTTCTAAGAACTTTGTAACAGGTACTATCTCTTCAGACATCATTTTTCGGTTAATAAACGTTGCTGATAAGCAGCATTTCTTGTTTCTGTATTACTGTCAATGAACATCAAAATGGTCATAAAAGCAATAGTAGTAATACCAACAGCTCTCCAAAGTGGGGCATTAGAAAACATAATTAACAATGCTGCTACTATAATAATGATTGGCAATACTTTGAAAACAATGATGAAATCATTTTGAGATTTTGCGGTACGCGCTATTTCTTTTTGAACAAATGCTTTTGGATCAGTTTTAAAAGCTATTTCAAATTGTTCAATTCGTGGTTTATTAGCAAAATATAATCCTGCTGAAACAACTACCACTAATATGCCTGCAATCAGCATAGGTAATACAAAAGCTTTTGCCATAGCAGTTTTACCTAATTGCCAAAAACCGAATGCGGCTAGGAAAAACAATAAACTAAGCAATAGAATTATTTTTGCAGAAAACATTTCGGCTTTTGCCCAATCAATACTCATTTTTAAAATATCCATTTTTTATTATTTTTTTTAAGATGGACCAATTGTCACCCATAATATTTTTAACAATTTATACTTCATAAAGGTTTTTCATATACGCAATATAATCAAACTCTTTAAGTGTGGTTCTGGCTCCAATCCAGGTGGTTGCATCATTGCCTACAATGTATCGAAGATTATCTGTGTCATCAATAGCAGCATTGTAAATAAGATTGGCTACTTGTTCAGGCGTAGCAATGCCGTCGTGCATTTTTTCGAATTTTTGTAAGAATTTCTGAGTGAAATTGTTATAATCTGCTAAGTCTTCATTAAAAGCAAATTTTTCTTCTGCGGTTTTATGAAAAGTTGTGTCGACACCTCCAGGTTCGATGAGCTTTACTTTAATGTTTTGAGATATTAATTCATAATAAAGAGATTCCGAGAAGCCTTCGATGGCAAATTTTGACGATGAGTACAAAGAAACCATAGGCATTCCTATTCTTCCTGCCGCCGATGAGATGTTTATAATTGTTCCTTGTTTGTTTTTTCTGAAATGAGGTAGAATCGCTTGGGTCACATGCATTGTTCCAAAAACATTAACCTGAAATTGTTCCTCTATTTGTTTTACTGTAGTGGCTTCAAACAACCCAAACTGTCCGAATGCTGCATTGTTTATTAGTACATCAATCTTTCCAAAACGTTCAATTCCCTGGTTAATGGATTGCGCTATTGTTTCGGGTTGTGTGATATCTAATGTTGTTACAAATATATTCTTGTAATTATTTAGATTGTTTTTACTATCTGTGTTACGCATTGTAGCGACTACATTCCAACCATTTTCGGCAAATAGTTTTGCTGTGATATAACCTATTCCTCTCGAAGTACCTGTAATTAAAACTGTCTTGTTCATCTTGTTTTTTTTAAGTTTCTATATAGCAAAGATGAATATTTATTGAGGGGTTTTATTTGGTGTAAGGCTCAAATTTTATTTGGTGCAGGGTTCAGTTCTTAAATAAAATTGGATCAATTTATCAAACCGTTGAGACTCGTATGGTGATCGGTAGTATTCTGAAGTACTTCTATGAAACATTCTTCTTATGGTTAATACTATTTTCGTCTTATCATAGGTATTTGTAAATTAGTAGGGCGATTTTCTTCGGTGTCAAAGCCACGCCCATCTATATTTCGAGCTCCCCAAAACATCATATCATTATTCAAGTAAATTAATCATACTCTTTAAATATCTGCCCTGTCGCCAAACCAAATGGTGCAAAAGCTTTACCCAAAATATTTTGTGTTTCGCCTACTTTCCATTCGTTAAAACCTTGGGTATATTTGTTCAGTACATCTGCAAAACCTTGCAATAAAGGTGTTACAGCATATTTTTCATCCGCTATGAAATCTATTTTTTGAGCTCCAGCTGTAATAAGATGTTCGCCTTTCCATTCAGTGTGTCCTTTAATTTCCATTTTTGCCAAAGGCATTTTTCCGTAAGGATCAGCAAAATTGGTTACCGTCAATTCGAATTTATCATGGGGCAGAAATGTAAATGCTCTGGTTAAGTAAAATGGCTTCAGCGTTCCGTCCGGATTTTTAGAATTGCTTGGGCGAATTTCTGTTGTTATACTTTCCCAGTTTCCTAATGATTTTTGTTTCGTTTGTTCTATTGTCATTGTCTATAATTTTTTAGGATTAGTTTTTGTTTGGGCAAATGAATCATTGTTAATTCCAATTGCAATTTATACGGTTAATATTTTTAAATTCCAATTCATTTTTCTTTGTCCAATTGTAATAGACTTATTTTCTTAATTCCCTAAAATAGGAAACATTGCATTGCCATTTGCTGATTTGTCGGCGGTAACTTCTTCTTGCATTACATCCCAATGTTCCACAATTTTTCCATTTTCTATTCGAAAAATATCTACGGCAATCATATTTTTACCGTTCCAATCTTCATAACGCCCGTGTATCATTACTATATTTCCAGCTTCAGTAACTATCCCTGGTTCGTAACTGAATGTATCGCTAAG encodes the following:
- a CDS encoding VOC family protein, with protein sequence MKIEHLAIWVDDLETMRAFYLKYFDTNSGGKYTNEKNQYTAYFIYFGEEKTRLELMNKPNIAPNIGQRGFTKGIAHFTISVGGKEKVNELTEILRTDGYTIFSEPRTTGDGYYESVVLDPEGNYLEISA
- a CDS encoding rhodanese-like domain-containing protein; amino-acid sequence: MKTIYIICGIVLLIYISYRTYRFATLDNGLDKKIENGAILLDVRTEKEYKMGHIDGSINISLGTIRERYKELDTSKTYITCCSHGVRSVKVETILKEKGFRHVYNGGAWTDLEKIVNEQKSKQ
- a CDS encoding DUF3817 domain-containing protein, translated to MINLFKTKIGRLRIIGFLEGISLLVLVFLAVPMKYYFHNPSLSSVLGPIHGAIFLLFLFHTLSVGIEQNWKFKAITWKIILACFIPFGTFYIDNKILSKL
- a CDS encoding TetR/AcrR family transcriptional regulator codes for the protein MTKASATRHAILEKAFEIIYTKGYQTASIDEIIATTKVTKGAFYYHFKTKDEMGLAIINEIVKPTMQNAFIKPLKDAKNPIKEIYDMTKALLLDNPFLKLEYGCPVGNLTQEMTPWNIDFGKALSELILEWQQTMENCIKSGKANGTVRKNVNPQQVAYFIMSSYWGIRNFGKAYNNADCYHAYLKELKIYLNNLA
- a CDS encoding SDR family NAD(P)-dependent oxidoreductase; its protein translation is MKTIFITGTSSGLGKATVKFFLANNWNVIATMQNLDKETELSNLPHVTLLQLDVSNPQEIQSVITQVTSNGHVDIVFNSAGYALTEPLESYSEEQIIKQMNTNLLGAILVTKAFIPHFRIKRSGLFLTTTSIRGLVSFPLNSIYHATQLNCFSIFNPIYQ
- a CDS encoding nuclear transport factor 2 family protein, giving the protein MNIEQELQQNADRLAIRELIDQYAYCADTRNARGQMALFTEDTNFEVYYDPKSETPSQVISKNEDLFPVFDNLNSYDATMHFNGQSTIKVTDNTALAITYCMAHHLNVIDSKQKLMIAAIRYQDKFEKQNNKWLFAERKLLVDWIENRETI
- a CDS encoding helix-turn-helix domain-containing protein, whose translation is MSEEIVPVTKFLEDSFVYTCTFEHQRGHEQFIPQHVLAFQFSGETHIQNENGKLILKKNQILLAQKNQLAKTIKIPDSNEVYKIISVIITDTVLQQYAMNNSILKDKNYTGEKTFLLKPDILLKSYFQSLLPYVEQSEKISKQLATIKTYEAIGLLLNLKPTLKSFLFDFSEPYKIDLEKFMLQNYHYNVPLEQFAKLTGRSLAAFKRDFTQTFKTSPRKWLQEKRLTKAYHLIQEKKHKPTEIYLEVGFENLSHFYSAFKKMYGVTPASIQSSS
- a CDS encoding SDR family oxidoreductase; translated protein: MNKTVLITGTSRGIGYITAKLFAENGWNVVATMRNTDSKNNLNNYKNIFVTTLDITQPETIAQSINQGIERFGKIDVLINNAAFGQFGLFEATTVKQIEEQFQVNVFGTMHVTQAILPHFRKNKQGTIINISSAAGRIGMPMVSLYSSSKFAIEGFSESLYYELISQNIKVKLIEPGGVDTTFHKTAEEKFAFNEDLADYNNFTQKFLQKFEKMHDGIATPEQVANLIYNAAIDDTDNLRYIVGNDATTWIGARTTLKEFDYIAYMKNLYEV
- a CDS encoding nuclear transport factor 2 family protein translates to MTNSELVKTAITAVFKNKDITAFDKYFSENYIQHNPQLPNGTAVLKQFIPTLSDTFSYEPGIVTEAGNIVMIHGRYEDWNGKNMIAVDIFRIENGKIVEHWDVMQEEVTADKSANGNAMFPILGN